A window of the Thiomicrospira microaerophila genome harbors these coding sequences:
- a CDS encoding DUF5718 family protein, with the protein MKLSTETLKTIPVFGIAGNFAEHLAQAGEASDFVGVKTECEEAPKGLFPVYIPGMSNFLGVFPLSSSEIKADFSQNPRLQIEPELALLFDVDYTQNRQIEKLRPSAFAAFNDCSNRIQATKISIKKNWGSASTGLAEHWIELDQFSKGGLLDQFHIACYLKRDEQVYAYGIDSPVAGYSYCHQQLVDWMVQQFNHQPDVGPLESLMPMLTIADYPGKIIVSLGATRYSALGETTYLQPGDQLGVFVYAPEKLGVEQLVQAMKTDTPLDQAFCSSLIQTVQP; encoded by the coding sequence ATGAAGCTTTCGACTGAAACATTAAAAACAATACCGGTGTTTGGTATCGCCGGCAATTTTGCCGAACATCTGGCGCAAGCCGGAGAAGCATCGGATTTTGTCGGTGTTAAAACTGAATGTGAAGAGGCGCCAAAAGGGCTGTTTCCGGTTTATATTCCTGGTATGTCGAATTTTTTGGGGGTATTTCCGCTGTCATCGTCCGAAATTAAAGCAGACTTTTCACAAAATCCTCGTTTGCAAATAGAGCCGGAGTTGGCACTTTTGTTTGATGTTGACTACACACAGAATCGGCAGATTGAAAAGCTGAGGCCAAGCGCTTTTGCCGCATTTAATGATTGCTCTAACCGGATTCAGGCAACGAAGATAAGTATCAAAAAAAATTGGGGATCGGCTTCTACCGGTTTGGCTGAACATTGGATCGAGCTTGATCAGTTTTCTAAAGGTGGATTACTCGATCAATTCCATATAGCCTGTTATCTTAAACGTGATGAGCAGGTTTATGCTTATGGCATCGACAGTCCAGTGGCCGGCTATAGTTATTGCCATCAGCAACTTGTTGATTGGATGGTGCAGCAATTCAATCATCAACCCGATGTGGGGCCGCTTGAATCATTGATGCCCATGCTGACCATCGCCGACTATCCGGGCAAAATAATTGTTTCACTCGGCGCAACGCGCTATAGCGCTTTGGGTGAAACCACCTATCTACAGCCTGGTGATCAGCTAGGGGTGTTTGTTTATGCGCCTGAAAAGCTTGGGGTTGAACAGCTTGTGCAAGCTATGAAAACGGATACGCCCTTAGATCAAGCATTTTGCAGTAGCTTAATCCAAACTGTTCAGCCTTAA
- a CDS encoding mechanosensitive ion channel family protein — translation MIESNLQSLGLTHPVFLALSYLIVAVIAAWLVNSLIVLGPKNWAGKRNRQVLCFMLSNIRLPIMVSVVFIAISTILTLQFDLPDHFLLYANRTLTTINILIWGQFFYRASQFALKYQSSLQEDGSFIKPQTLPLLDNLSAVLIVLLIVYLLFLTWNINMTAWLASAGVIGIAVGFAARDTIANILSGVFIMADSPYKIGDYIIIDGADRGKVTQIGLRSTRILTRDDVEINIPNSVLANGKVVNQSSGRFVSMRMRANVSVSYESNIDLVREILLDIASKEPMVLKDPLPQVRFLGFGASGLDFSLRVWISDPEIRTRVLDAINVQIFKRFAEANIEIPYSKHDLYIKSMPEGLNITRPGEKEGA, via the coding sequence ATGATCGAAAGTAATTTACAAAGTTTGGGGTTAACTCATCCTGTTTTTTTAGCACTGAGTTATTTAATCGTTGCAGTGATTGCCGCTTGGTTGGTGAATTCGCTGATTGTATTAGGCCCCAAGAATTGGGCAGGTAAGCGTAACCGTCAAGTATTGTGTTTTATGTTAAGCAATATTCGTTTGCCAATTATGGTTTCGGTTGTTTTTATTGCCATTTCAACCATCTTAACGCTACAGTTTGATTTGCCGGATCATTTTCTGCTTTATGCAAATCGTACACTAACCACGATCAATATATTGATCTGGGGCCAGTTTTTCTATCGAGCCTCTCAGTTTGCGTTGAAATATCAAAGCAGTTTGCAGGAAGACGGCTCGTTTATAAAACCCCAAACTTTACCTTTGCTCGATAACCTATCTGCGGTGCTGATTGTTTTACTGATTGTTTATCTGTTGTTTTTGACCTGGAACATTAACATGACCGCCTGGTTAGCCTCTGCCGGGGTAATTGGTATTGCGGTTGGTTTTGCAGCACGTGATACCATTGCGAATATCTTATCCGGTGTTTTTATTATGGCGGATTCGCCCTATAAAATAGGCGACTATATTATTATCGATGGCGCTGATCGCGGCAAGGTGACCCAAATAGGCTTGCGTTCGACGCGAATTTTAACTCGCGATGATGTCGAAATAAACATTCCGAATTCAGTGCTTGCAAATGGTAAGGTCGTTAACCAGTCATCTGGGCGGTTTGTAAGCATGCGTATGCGCGCTAATGTCAGTGTTTCTTATGAGTCTAACATTGATCTGGTGCGAGAGATTTTATTAGATATTGCGTCTAAAGAACCTATGGTGCTTAAAGATCCTTTGCCACAAGTGCGCTTTTTAGGTTTTGGTGCTTCAGGTCTAGATTTTTCGCTAAGGGTATGGATTTCTGATCCGGAAATTCGTACCCGTGTATTGGATGCAATTAACGTGCAGATCTTTAAACGCTTTGCGGAGGCGAATATTGAAATTCCTTATAGCAAACATGATTTGTATATTAAATCCATGCCGGAAGGCCTAAACATCACCAGGCCTGGTGAAAAAGAGGGGGCTTAA
- a CDS encoding ABC transporter ATP-binding protein, whose product MKTNSSNVWIAELSHTFKKQTKPTLQNINLDIKNGEKIALIGRSGCGKSTLLQMIAGLLIPSDGAIRINGHTVTKPSAKWNMMFQKPSLYPWMSVRENAALGLVFAGTYKQKYQDVENLLDMVGLTEHKDKNVQQLSGGQQQRVALARSLATDPDIILLDEPFSALDAFTRTSLQNEVSIICDQQNITMIMVTHDIEEAIAMADRVIIMSHNPGEIVGELSVPLSFPRDRSASQFSELRDRLFNEFEKLDLAKQAQMGLTA is encoded by the coding sequence GTGAAAACGAATTCAAGCAATGTTTGGATAGCTGAACTATCCCATACGTTTAAAAAACAAACCAAACCAACTCTACAAAACATCAACCTAGATATTAAAAATGGTGAAAAAATTGCACTGATTGGCCGAAGTGGCTGCGGAAAATCAACCCTGCTTCAAATGATAGCAGGCCTGCTGATCCCTTCCGATGGTGCCATAAGGATTAACGGTCATACCGTCACTAAACCCAGTGCTAAATGGAATATGATGTTTCAAAAACCCTCACTCTACCCTTGGATGAGTGTGCGGGAAAACGCCGCACTAGGTTTAGTGTTTGCAGGCACCTACAAGCAAAAATATCAAGATGTTGAAAACCTACTCGATATGGTTGGACTGACTGAACACAAGGATAAAAACGTTCAACAGCTTTCAGGCGGACAGCAGCAGCGTGTTGCCCTGGCTCGCTCTCTGGCAACTGATCCAGACATCATCCTTCTTGACGAACCTTTTTCAGCGCTGGACGCCTTTACGAGAACCAGCCTGCAAAACGAAGTATCAATCATCTGTGATCAACAAAACATAACGATGATTATGGTCACACATGATATTGAAGAAGCCATCGCAATGGCAGATCGCGTCATTATTATGAGCCACAACCCCGGTGAAATTGTTGGCGAACTCAGCGTTCCACTTTCTTTCCCCCGTGATCGAAGTGCTTCGCAGTTTTCTGAGCTCAGAGACAGATTGTTTAATGAATTCGAAAAACTTGACCTGGCTAAACAAGCCCAAATGGGTCTAACCGCTTAA
- a CDS encoding ABC transporter substrate-binding protein: protein MCHLCDVANRSDYIYNPQKGRREFILDSLATAGGLTAAMTLPASALASNMPEDEVVKIGYIPITDASSLLVAHGMGFFEEEGLKVEKPTLIRGWSPLIESFAAKRFNLVHFLKPIPVWMRYNNNFPIKITGWAHTNGSGLVVGRHIQASQFSDLGGKQVAVPYWYSMHNVVLQIALRDAGLEPVIQPQNAALKPNQVNLQIMPPPDMPPALAARKIDAYIVAEPFNAAGEMLAGGKMLRFTGDIWQNHPCCVVCMHEEDVERRKAWSQKVMNAVVKGALYAQENKEEVAKLLSRDGKNKYLPMREDVILQAMTSYSQADYAEPQAIKHPDWDVSRIDFNPWPYPSATEFIIDKLKDTLVGGDKTFLSNLDSKFVAQDLVNYDFVKNAMDAQGAWSRVRGVNPENPLTREEVFKL from the coding sequence ATGTGCCATTTATGTGATGTTGCTAACCGTTCCGACTACATTTATAACCCCCAAAAAGGTCGCCGTGAATTTATCTTAGACTCCCTTGCTACGGCAGGAGGCTTGACCGCTGCCATGACCCTACCGGCTTCAGCACTCGCGAGTAACATGCCCGAAGATGAAGTCGTTAAAATTGGTTACATCCCCATCACGGATGCCAGTTCCTTGCTTGTCGCTCACGGCATGGGTTTTTTTGAAGAGGAAGGGCTAAAAGTCGAAAAACCAACCTTAATACGGGGCTGGTCGCCATTAATTGAAAGTTTTGCGGCTAAACGTTTTAATCTAGTCCACTTCCTCAAACCAATTCCTGTTTGGATGCGGTACAACAACAACTTTCCAATCAAAATAACAGGGTGGGCACACACCAATGGTTCAGGATTAGTTGTGGGTCGCCACATCCAAGCAAGCCAGTTTAGTGACTTAGGTGGTAAACAAGTTGCCGTACCCTATTGGTATTCTATGCATAATGTTGTCCTGCAGATTGCATTACGAGACGCGGGGCTAGAGCCTGTTATTCAACCGCAAAATGCCGCCCTTAAACCCAACCAAGTCAACCTTCAAATTATGCCTCCACCGGACATGCCCCCCGCCTTAGCCGCTCGCAAAATTGATGCCTATATTGTTGCAGAACCTTTTAATGCAGCGGGTGAAATGTTAGCTGGTGGGAAAATGCTTCGTTTCACGGGTGATATATGGCAAAACCACCCTTGCTGCGTGGTGTGTATGCACGAAGAAGATGTCGAACGTCGAAAGGCTTGGTCACAAAAAGTGATGAATGCGGTGGTCAAAGGCGCTCTTTATGCTCAAGAAAACAAGGAAGAAGTCGCCAAATTATTATCCAGAGATGGTAAAAATAAATACCTGCCTATGCGCGAAGATGTGATTTTACAGGCCATGACTTCGTACAGCCAAGCCGACTATGCCGAACCTCAAGCGATTAAACACCCCGACTGGGATGTCAGTCGAATCGACTTTAACCCTTGGCCTTATCCTTCCGCAACAGAGTTTATTATTGACAAACTTAAAGACACCTTGGTTGGCGGTGATAAAACCTTCTTGTCAAACCTAGACAGCAAATTTGTTGCGCAGGATCTTGTTAATTATGACTTTGTTAAAAATGCAATGGATGCTCAAGGTGCGTGGTCAAGGGTAAGAGGGGTGAACCCTGAAAACCCATTAACACGTGAAGAGGTATTTAAACTATGA
- a CDS encoding ABC transporter permease, translating into MSGISSTWLVSMSHQTSLKFKQLPNWVQSTVFATVGMLILLAVWWLGGWWIERNPDTSAFAGFAPASAFAALYDLVASGSIWQTIWSSLYRILVGLFWAIVIGVPVGVMIGYYTMARQIANMPFQFLRMISPLAWMPVAVLVFASWDNAIIFLITIAAVWPIIFGTAHGVQRIDPLWFKVATNLGADGSQMLMRVIMPAIAQDVFAGIRLAVGVAWVVLVPAEYLGVTSGLGYAINDARDTLDYDKLAAIVIVIGIIGYMLDSIGARLIKMYSWKME; encoded by the coding sequence ATGAGTGGTATTTCCTCAACATGGCTGGTGAGCATGAGTCACCAAACCAGCCTAAAATTTAAGCAGCTACCTAACTGGGTGCAAAGCACGGTCTTTGCCACTGTAGGTATGCTGATTTTATTGGCCGTTTGGTGGCTGGGTGGCTGGTGGATTGAGCGCAATCCCGATACTTCCGCATTTGCCGGTTTTGCTCCAGCTTCAGCCTTTGCTGCCTTGTATGATCTTGTGGCCTCCGGTAGCATTTGGCAAACAATTTGGTCAAGCTTGTATCGCATTTTAGTGGGTTTGTTTTGGGCGATTGTAATTGGCGTGCCTGTTGGTGTGATGATTGGTTACTACACAATGGCAAGACAGATCGCTAATATGCCCTTTCAATTTCTAAGAATGATTAGCCCTTTAGCTTGGATGCCAGTTGCTGTACTGGTGTTTGCAAGTTGGGATAATGCGATTATCTTTTTGATTACGATTGCAGCGGTTTGGCCGATTATTTTTGGCACCGCACATGGTGTACAACGGATTGACCCACTTTGGTTTAAAGTGGCGACAAATCTAGGCGCTGATGGCTCGCAAATGTTAATGCGTGTTATTATGCCCGCCATTGCCCAAGACGTGTTTGCCGGTATTCGTTTAGCGGTCGGTGTCGCTTGGGTGGTATTGGTTCCGGCGGAATATTTAGGTGTCACCAGTGGTTTGGGTTATGCCATTAACGATGCCCGCGATACCTTGGACTACGACAAACTGGCAGCAATAGTGATCGTAATTGGTATTATCGGCTATATGTTAGATAGCATCGGTGCAAGATTAATCAAGATGTACAGTTGGAAAATGGAGTAA
- a CDS encoding Rho-binding antiterminator, with the protein MTQISCALYDNLELAIMHKRSVSIVFNDDRPAFEGRLLDLKVKDSSEYAIAESGEVLLLESVKSITLVP; encoded by the coding sequence ATGACACAGATCAGTTGCGCATTATATGATAATTTAGAGTTGGCGATTATGCATAAACGCTCGGTTAGCATTGTGTTTAATGATGACAGGCCAGCGTTTGAAGGGCGATTGTTGGATTTGAAGGTGAAAGATTCAAGTGAATACGCGATCGCTGAAAGCGGAGAAGTTTTATTGCTTGAATCGGTAAAATCCATCACACTTGTTCCTTAG
- a CDS encoding sigma-54 interaction domain-containing protein gives MIKQSSKQIHEQDENSDIANSSEFVVIQEAALQIEYAHDPSFAIHNILSICSRLMGLNRGRVLLKEDDSDYLYTAYGYGLMLEEIQRSRFAPCEGITGKVMHSGQPAVIPDIDVESDYLFRTVDRQTLPQEPVSFLALPILRKNKRIGVLTFNRLKNRQRSFDRDLKFLKIIATFISEILAVHQLIENQTRSLKQENEQLRYVALGQGSQYGIIGESGSLIQALDKAVRAAAAPVTVMLKGESGTGKEKFSRMVHRASNRKDGPFIAINCAAIPKDLLEAELFGYEKGSFTGANQQKKGKFELAQKGTLFLDEIADLDLALQAKLLRVLEEKTITRIGGVKDIQLDVRIIVASHKDLHYAVNEGLFRLDLFYRLNVFPIELPPLRERYGDIRILARHFLDQANQDYATNVVFARDALEFFEQYDWPGNIRQLENVIKRCVLMADEDRTISANTVKQILEDERAITHNAAPTVVPAFNRPDSSATITPMSAPPSPYETSASTEHRAESWPEPDDKRNYWKVSKDEKDNIRAALKYCRGNKTRAAKMLNMTPRQLNYRIEKLGL, from the coding sequence ATGATAAAACAATCCAGCAAACAAATACACGAACAAGACGAAAATAGCGACATCGCAAACAGCTCTGAATTTGTTGTTATTCAAGAAGCCGCCTTGCAAATCGAATATGCGCACGACCCCTCGTTTGCGATTCACAACATCCTCAGTATTTGCTCACGTTTAATGGGATTAAACCGTGGTCGCGTATTACTAAAAGAAGACGATTCCGATTACCTCTACACGGCTTATGGCTACGGCCTGATGCTAGAAGAAATCCAACGCAGTCGTTTCGCACCGTGTGAAGGCATAACCGGAAAAGTCATGCACAGCGGGCAACCCGCGGTGATTCCCGATATTGATGTCGAAAGCGATTATTTATTTCGCACCGTAGACCGCCAAACACTGCCACAGGAGCCTGTGTCGTTTTTAGCGCTCCCCATTTTGCGCAAAAATAAACGCATCGGTGTACTTACCTTTAACCGCCTAAAAAATCGCCAGCGTTCGTTTGACCGCGATTTAAAATTTTTAAAAATTATCGCCACCTTTATCAGCGAAATTCTAGCGGTACATCAACTGATCGAAAACCAAACCCGCAGCTTAAAACAAGAAAACGAACAATTGCGTTACGTCGCCCTTGGGCAAGGCAGTCAATATGGCATTATTGGTGAAAGCGGCAGTTTAATTCAGGCGCTAGACAAAGCAGTACGGGCTGCAGCTGCGCCTGTAACGGTAATGCTAAAAGGTGAATCCGGAACAGGTAAGGAAAAATTCTCGCGCATGGTACACCGTGCCAGCAATCGCAAAGATGGCCCCTTTATTGCCATCAACTGCGCCGCAATTCCGAAAGACCTGCTTGAAGCAGAATTGTTTGGTTATGAAAAAGGCAGTTTTACCGGTGCGAATCAACAAAAGAAAGGCAAGTTTGAACTCGCGCAAAAAGGCACATTATTCCTCGATGAAATCGCGGATTTAGATCTCGCCCTACAAGCCAAATTACTTCGCGTATTAGAAGAAAAAACCATTACTCGCATTGGAGGCGTAAAAGACATTCAACTCGACGTGCGTATTATCGTCGCCTCACACAAAGACCTGCATTATGCGGTCAACGAAGGTCTGTTTCGTCTCGACTTGTTTTATCGCTTAAACGTATTCCCAATTGAACTGCCGCCCCTGCGCGAACGTTATGGCGATATCCGCATTTTGGCGCGCCACTTTCTCGACCAAGCCAATCAAGATTACGCCACCAATGTCGTATTTGCGCGCGATGCGCTGGAGTTTTTCGAACAATACGACTGGCCGGGCAATATTCGCCAACTCGAAAACGTCATCAAACGCTGTGTATTAATGGCCGATGAAGATCGCACCATCAGCGCCAACACGGTTAAACAAATTCTCGAAGACGAACGCGCCATTACCCACAATGCCGCGCCAACTGTTGTGCCTGCATTCAATCGACCGGACAGTAGCGCAACGATCACACCGATGTCAGCGCCGCCTTCTCCATATGAAACATCCGCCTCAACAGAACACCGAGCAGAATCCTGGCCGGAACCCGATGACAAACGCAACTACTGGAAAGTCAGCAAAGACGAAAAAGACAATATCCGCGCCGCGCTAAAATACTGTCGAGGCAATAAAACCCGCGCCGCCAAAATGCTCAATATGACACCCCGCCAACTCAACTACCGAATTGAAAAACTGGGGTTATAA
- the vapB gene encoding type II toxin-antitoxin system VapB family antitoxin, giving the protein MRTVSIFKNANNQAIRLPKDMEYQGISQLEIIKNGDEIILRPIRPNWLSFSDVEKADDDFMLQRQDVVADEGRFNFD; this is encoded by the coding sequence ATGAGAACCGTTTCAATATTTAAAAATGCCAACAATCAGGCGATAAGACTTCCCAAAGACATGGAATATCAAGGCATTAGTCAACTTGAAATCATCAAAAATGGCGATGAAATCATATTACGCCCTATACGCCCAAACTGGCTGTCGTTTTCTGACGTTGAAAAAGCGGATGATGACTTTATGTTACAACGCCAAGATGTGGTCGCTGATGAAGGACGTTTTAATTTTGACTAA
- a CDS encoding type II toxin-antitoxin system VapC family toxin, whose amino-acid sequence MTKKIDYMLDTCICSFIMREQPLCVLEKLQTVVANGHRIVISAITYQAMHYGLLGKKASPKHALLVAEFLKRIDDILAWDKEAVDTTVLIQKTLIAEGLMIGNNDTAITGHAISSGCILVTNNVQEFARVDGLTFEDWVH is encoded by the coding sequence TTGACTAAAAAAATCGACTATATGCTAGATACCTGTATCTGCTCATTCATTATGAGAGAACAGCCGCTTTGTGTTCTTGAAAAGCTGCAGACTGTAGTGGCAAATGGACATCGAATCGTGATTTCTGCCATCACCTATCAAGCAATGCATTATGGTTTGCTTGGAAAAAAAGCCTCACCCAAACATGCCCTACTCGTTGCAGAATTTTTGAAACGTATTGACGACATACTCGCTTGGGATAAAGAAGCGGTTGACACCACCGTGTTAATCCAAAAAACGCTTATAGCTGAAGGTCTGATGATTGGAAACAACGATACTGCTATTACAGGCCATGCCATCTCGTCGGGTTGTATTCTAGTCACCAATAATGTTCAAGAATTTGCCAGAGTGGATGGCTTAACGTTTGAAGATTGGGTTCATTAA
- a CDS encoding type II toxin-antitoxin system HicA family toxin: MKSSELRKWLIEQGARFEKAKGSHFKVYLGDKMTIFPFHGAKEMATGTVNKILKDLGLK, translated from the coding sequence TTGAAAAGCAGTGAACTCAGGAAGTGGTTAATCGAGCAAGGCGCTCGGTTTGAAAAGGCAAAAGGCTCCCACTTCAAAGTTTACCTAGGTGACAAAATGACGATTTTCCCCTTCCATGGCGCAAAAGAAATGGCGACCGGAACGGTAAATAAGATTTTAAAAGATCTAGGACTGAAATAA
- a CDS encoding type II toxin-antitoxin system HicB family antitoxin, translated as MQYAMNLEKEGDILIVTFPDIPEALTEVHKGADLQAMALDALESALDFYPETKRPIPLPSKTNAANGLLIPTALAAKIHLYNAWLASGQSKTELATKVGVAPSNLNRLFDFKYRSKIEAIEAALHALGKHFELQVA; from the coding sequence ATGCAATATGCAATGAACCTTGAAAAAGAAGGCGATATTTTAATCGTCACCTTTCCCGATATACCGGAAGCATTAACCGAGGTACATAAAGGCGCTGATTTGCAGGCGATGGCATTAGATGCGCTTGAATCTGCATTGGATTTTTATCCCGAAACCAAACGCCCGATTCCACTACCCTCAAAAACTAACGCCGCCAATGGCTTGCTGATTCCAACCGCTTTAGCGGCCAAAATTCACCTCTACAATGCGTGGTTGGCATCCGGCCAATCTAAAACCGAATTAGCGACCAAGGTAGGCGTTGCGCCGTCTAACTTGAACCGATTATTTGATTTCAAATATCGCTCAAAAATCGAAGCCATTGAAGCCGCCTTGCATGCTTTGGGCAAACACTTTGAACTACAAGTAGCTTAA
- a CDS encoding FAD-dependent oxidoreductase: MSQPYRKYICKTCGLIYDEADGDPDSGLAPGTRFEDIPDDWYCPLCLVSKADFVLIEDKPKVAADVTPLKSKVGGKDTIVIVGAGYAGWTVAEKIRQQNPQAKISLITACDGSVYPKPALSMALSQGRSADDLIEYSAPQKAKELDIGVKIRTKVMSITPARKRLMTTTGTIEYDKLILAMGASPIKPHIDGSAASEVMTINDLAAYKKFRGSLEGKRHITLIGGGLIAVELAEDLASQNFEVTLLVRGGHLMRNILPGLVADRLSNLLAKNKIKIQYEVEVEQVNHADQGYQLVFDDGTTLQTDLVVAAIGLKPSIDLAKKAGLVVKQGIVVNQILQTSDADIFALGDCVEFEDEVQAYLEPIRRQAGVIAEHLTGKDARFELKPALIKTKTPSLAIITCPPLKKYAQQGGWTQLQVHQGQGLEVSYLVNNELKGFVLSGELVTQAAHKYQGLAG, translated from the coding sequence ATGTCACAGCCCTACAGAAAGTATATTTGCAAAACCTGCGGTTTGATCTACGACGAAGCCGACGGCGACCCGGATAGCGGACTCGCCCCCGGCACGCGTTTCGAAGACATTCCCGACGATTGGTATTGTCCTTTGTGTTTGGTATCCAAAGCCGACTTTGTGCTGATTGAAGACAAGCCCAAAGTCGCCGCCGATGTCACGCCGCTTAAATCTAAAGTCGGCGGAAAAGACACTATCGTGATTGTCGGCGCAGGGTATGCGGGCTGGACAGTGGCAGAAAAAATCCGCCAACAAAACCCGCAAGCCAAAATCAGCCTGATTACCGCTTGCGATGGCTCGGTTTACCCCAAACCCGCCTTGTCGATGGCCTTGTCACAAGGGCGTTCGGCGGACGATTTAATTGAATACAGCGCACCGCAAAAAGCCAAGGAATTAGACATTGGCGTGAAAATCCGCACCAAAGTCATGAGCATCACCCCGGCGCGTAAACGTCTGATGACCACCACCGGCACGATTGAATACGACAAATTGATTTTAGCGATGGGCGCGAGTCCGATTAAACCGCATATCGACGGTTCGGCGGCCAGTGAAGTGATGACGATTAATGACTTAGCGGCCTATAAAAAGTTTCGCGGATCGCTGGAAGGCAAACGCCATATCACCTTAATCGGCGGCGGTTTGATTGCGGTCGAATTAGCGGAAGACCTCGCCAGCCAAAATTTTGAAGTGACCTTACTGGTACGTGGCGGTCATTTAATGCGCAATATCCTACCAGGCCTGGTGGCGGATAGACTCAGCAACTTATTAGCGAAAAACAAAATAAAAATTCAGTACGAAGTCGAAGTAGAGCAGGTGAATCATGCTGATCAAGGTTATCAACTGGTATTCGATGATGGCACAACCTTACAAACCGATTTAGTGGTCGCGGCGATTGGATTAAAACCGAGTATTGATTTAGCCAAAAAAGCAGGCCTGGTGGTGAAACAGGGCATCGTGGTCAATCAAATCCTGCAAACCTCCGATGCGGATATTTTCGCGCTGGGTGATTGTGTTGAGTTTGAAGACGAAGTGCAGGCGTATTTAGAACCGATTCGCCGCCAAGCCGGTGTGATCGCCGAACATTTAACCGGCAAAGACGCGCGTTTCGAACTCAAACCCGCGCTGATTAAAACCAAAACCCCGTCGCTGGCGATTATTACCTGTCCACCGCTAAAAAAATATGCCCAGCAGGGCGGCTGGACACAACTTCAAGTCCATCAAGGTCAAGGACTGGAAGTGAGTTATTTGGTAAACAACGAACTCAAAGGTTTTGTATTATCCGGCGAACTCGTCACCCAAGCCGCACATAAATATCAAGGCTTGGCGGGGTAG
- a CDS encoding acyl-CoA dehydrogenase family protein, with product MIQQIVKQELKPRVIDIDHGLYTTEVLEKLGKAGAFRHHIASQNNGTTDVFGAIQDMATVSRECMTTGFMMWAQDVCAWYIENSDNAWLKQEILPKMVDGEVFGATALSNPMKYFAGIEDLKLSAEETENGYIINGTLPWVSNLAEKSDKHFFGSIFTVHDGEAKKDVMALIPCDLDGLTMKQMVSFEGMEGSGTYSLLFDNAFLPKKYLLADPIAPYLSKIKAGFILLQTGMAVGVIQGSIDEMRKADLTLAEINAYLDDRPDELEDELNDAIEFIKSLAENPFEKGTDYIKQVLEARLLGAEFCKRSADAVMQHCGAKGYILDAPAQRKQREAYFVIIVTPSIKHLRKEIARLEAA from the coding sequence ATGATTCAGCAAATAGTAAAACAAGAGTTAAAACCAAGGGTGATTGATATTGACCACGGTCTTTATACCACCGAGGTATTGGAGAAGTTGGGTAAAGCGGGAGCCTTCCGCCATCATATTGCCTCACAAAACAATGGCACCACAGACGTGTTTGGTGCGATTCAAGATATGGCAACCGTGTCGCGTGAATGTATGACCACCGGCTTTATGATGTGGGCACAGGATGTTTGCGCTTGGTATATCGAAAACTCCGACAATGCTTGGTTAAAGCAAGAAATCTTACCTAAGATGGTCGATGGTGAAGTTTTTGGTGCTACCGCCTTATCCAATCCTATGAAATATTTTGCCGGCATTGAAGATTTAAAACTCTCCGCAGAAGAGACCGAAAACGGCTACATTATTAATGGCACTTTGCCTTGGGTGTCTAATCTGGCGGAAAAAAGTGACAAACATTTTTTCGGTTCAATTTTTACTGTGCATGATGGTGAAGCGAAAAAAGACGTGATGGCACTGATCCCATGTGATTTAGACGGCCTGACCATGAAACAAATGGTGTCGTTTGAAGGTATGGAAGGCTCGGGAACCTATTCATTGTTGTTTGATAATGCCTTTTTGCCAAAAAAGTACCTGCTAGCTGACCCGATAGCCCCTTATTTATCAAAGATTAAAGCAGGATTTATTTTGTTGCAAACCGGTATGGCGGTTGGCGTGATTCAAGGCTCGATTGATGAAATGCGCAAAGCCGATTTGACCCTGGCAGAAATCAATGCTTATTTGGATGATCGTCCGGATGAATTGGAGGATGAACTCAATGACGCCATTGAATTTATTAAATCTCTAGCTGAAAACCCATTTGAAAAAGGCACGGACTATATCAAGCAAGTGTTGGAAGCGCGCTTATTGGGTGCTGAATTCTGCAAACGCAGTGCCGATGCGGTGATGCAACATTGCGGTGCGAAAGGCTATATTTTGGACGCCCCCGCGCAACGCAAACAACGCGAAGCCTATTTTGTGATTATCGTCACGCCGTCAATTAAGCACCTTCGCAAAGAAATTGCGCGACTCGAAGCGGCTTAG